Below is a genomic region from Ammonifex degensii KC4.
AGGAGCACGTGGACCCTTATTTAGGGGGTGAAGAGGGAAAAGACCTTTTGCTTTTCTTTATGCGCTACGCGCCCGAGTTGGAGGACTGGGAGAGGGACGTTCTGAGCATGGTGCGGGAGGAGAGCCTCTACTTCTGGCCGCAGTTCACCACCAAGATACTCAACGAGGGATGGGCTACCTACTGGCACGTGCGCCTGCTGAGGCAGCTGGAGCTGAACTTTAAGGAAGCGGTGGAGTTTGCCCGCTTGCAGGCGAAACTTTTAAGCCCCAGCTCGGCGGGCATCAACCCTTACCTTGTGGGGCTTAGGATACTGGAAGACATCGAGCAGCGCTACGGCAGAGACAAACTTTTCGAGGTGCGGCTGCTCGAGGACGATCTCTCCCTGGTCCGGAACTACTTAACTCCCAAGCTGGTAAAGGAGCTCGGCCTTTCCCTTTACCGGCTGGAGGGCGAGGCGTGGCGGCCGGTTGGTGGTGAGGCGGAGAAGGTCAAGGAAGCGCTGATTAAAAAACTTACCCACGGCGGCTTTCCTTATCTGGTAGCCAAAGACGGTAATTACGGGGGAAGGGGAGAGCTTTATCTGGTACACGTCTTCGACGGCCGTGAGCTCGACGTCTATCATCTAGAGCGCACCCTTCCCCACGTTTACCGCCTCTGGCGCCGGCCAGTACACCTAGAAACGGTACTGGAAGGCAGGCGGGTGCGCTTTACCTACACTGGCTACCGGGTGGTTCGCCAATCACTGACCCGTAAGGCGGAAGGAGGCGCGACGGGCCAGCCAGCGGGCCAGGAAGTTAAAGAGTAGCACGATGATCACCAGCACGGCGGAGGAGCCGT
It encodes:
- a CDS encoding SpoVR family protein, encoding MREAELEKVVLELGQLAREEGLDFYPMRFELCPSFVLQTLGAYGMLTRFSHWSFGKAYQRLKWRYDLGLNRVYEMVINTNPCYTFLYAGNSLVEHKLVVAHAMAHSDFFKHNLHFRSLPGDWHARMSCHARCFRSYAEKYGSHRLEELLDAALALQEHVDPYLGGEEGKDLLLFFMRYAPELEDWERDVLSMVREESLYFWPQFTTKILNEGWATYWHVRLLRQLELNFKEAVEFARLQAKLLSPSSAGINPYLVGLRILEDIEQRYGRDKLFEVRLLEDDLSLVRNYLTPKLVKELGLSLYRLEGEAWRPVGGEAEKVKEALIKKLTHGGFPYLVAKDGNYGGRGELYLVHVFDGRELDVYHLERTLPHVYRLWRRPVHLETVLEGRRVRFTYTGYRVVRQSLTRKAEGGATGQPAGQEVKE